Genomic DNA from Lycorma delicatula isolate Av1 chromosome 5, ASM4794821v1, whole genome shotgun sequence:
gaccgataacacgattaccaaagaattcctcaacgaaatcagaagttgaacctgcgtagtgcgatgtcgcaccgtcatgttgtagcagtgtctgtcttcctcttccaagagtgcaatgaactgaaataaaatatcctgatatttctacattaatggtgtacttgaaaaaaataggaccgattattttcttccgcgatatcgcgcaccacactgcgggtgtaattgtttttcgtgataaacatggggattttcagcgctccaaattctactgttttggctgtttacgtccatccaaatgaaaccgtgcttcatctgtgaaaaataacgaatccataacattaattccctcacgcagaaatcgacggaaccattgacaatattgtagctgtttttctttgtcgggctcaagaagttgatgaaccgtttgaatgcgataaggtcgtaattgtaattgtttggtcgcccgatgaacagttgatttagacaaattaagtttagcagacaaacatctgatcgatttatttggtgaggcgagtaatcggtctttgatttcagtgacttatctgtattcaacaccgacgcagatcttttgtgttccttgttattaacagaaccagtctccctaaattttgcataattatattattgcagTATTTTgcaaatactgatgttttgttaggagctggtttatctgggtacttatggcaaaacaaatcttgcactgcaaccactaaATTTGAATCAGAATCATATTGTATTGAGAGCGAGTTTTGAGTTCagtcatattaatttttgttgaaacattattaattatataacaggaAGAAGTTTAGTGAAGTACTGTTTCATTAATACCAATCTTTGTAtagtgtattataataatttttactgtcctctgtatattttatatgatattaaaaaactttgatTACAGCTACAGTATTGtataaagttttgaatttaaaaaaaattgttggtacaatgttttttataaactaaaagatTGCTATAAAAAACTAATAGTAATGTTTGACTAGCTGAATACTGTACTTAAAATTAGGATGTGACCTACTGTAGGCTGTTAAACTTCCGCTAAACATTCACATAAGGGCCTGACTGATGGAGAGAAAATTGCATGGGGGAGGGAGAGAAATAGATAAATAGGTCCTTCCTTgataattaaatctataaatataacaaaaactagatctcattgttattaattacaattatcagCCACTATTAATGTACATGGTAACACAAATGTAATTCTTcccttttttctattaaatgccATGTTATCCCTGCTCACATAGTTTTATGACTGACTTCTGTTACTGTTtgataaatggtacttattatgtaaatttaatttgtaacattaaattatCACATCTGAACATGATAAATCTTTTGTGTAAccaattttttcttcctttttttttaattaataaaaatatacttttatttatcaacatCTCTCATAGGAATGGGTTTTCGTGAAAAAAGTTGTACACATTTCATTAAAGAATTCATTTGGTAGAtacagataattttcattttatgtacatGTACAGAATTTCATGTACATGTATAGCCTGTATGACCATAATTACTTTGAactgatgtttaataaaatgttttatataaattcgtagtaaatcttgaaaaaattataatcttgtaTAATTGGCTAAAGCCtataaaaattggatttataaataattattattaataaattaaattttttattgaccaCTAAAAGTAATCTTACTCCTCAGCACTGATATAATCTGTAAGTTCGTCATCAATTTCTCTAGGCTGCCAAATAAATACATTAACCTAGAATGTGAGATTCTAGATGGAAGTACTTCCTGCCTTTTTGTAGAACATTTTTGGTACTTATATgaagcaacattttttaaatagaggTGGAGCCCATTATCAAAATTCCATAATTTGTTGCATGcagccttcttttttttttaaggaagtaaaTACCAAAAGACATTTCTATTGAAATGATTACAGACCCAGTAAGTAAtttagttaagaaattaaaagaagtagCCAAAGATTCTtgatacagataaataaattcattttcataaaaagtgAGTTTTATCATTGTTAGAATCTTGAAGAAGCAGTGAAGTCCTTTGTATCataataaaccaaatattttgtGCAAATTAagttgcttatttttattaagtttcagttcatttaaatgattagtttttcattttgcttttgttaatattatatatgtctTAACTATAATGCCATGGCATTTATATTTTGGAATTCACTTactataataatttctaattgtgAATTGATTTGAAATATTGAGTAGATCATTTAATCTAATGGTTACTAGGCATATAGTCTTTACCTAAGAGAGCCAGCCTTCTAGACATTAGTTCTAGGTAAGATGTAAATCTTGGATCACAAATTGAAagtggtaaaagaaaaaataattgtagatttTAAATCTCCCTTGGCTACCCATGGATATGTGCATTGGTATCCATGGGTATATATGAACGTGAGTATAAACTCATATGCATACAATCTGTCGCACATATATTGTCTGTTaggcatattttataaatttatatatttatgtttttttttcaaacattaagtACTTTGCTTAATAATAagcatttaaatattagtaaagttattaaccattttttggaattcatgtttgtaaaatataaatattgtttacaatcttGTAACTTTGTctgttaaattaacattataatttgaaTGGGCCAGTTGTCAAAACAttttgcattaaataataatgatattaatatggATGCATCAATTGTGTatgctctatttttttatttatagtcctGAATGAAGCATAAATGGTTTGAAGAACTTGCAGCTGTaggtgaaaatatttctttaacaatttaagtATATAATGTGCAATCACAATTCTTTTAAATACTGGtttattggtatatatatatatatatatatatgtaacactggttgaatatttataaatattggttggaaaattcttttataaatacatattttgttataCTTAATTATAAGATCCAGGTTTTTAGCTAATACACACTGttcttattacttttcttattgcTTATTACTTTCCTCACTATTGAATCTCATAATTATAGATACTGAGTTCCAGTTGTATTAATGCAATTTTCACCTCTCTATAATTCACTGAAAGAACGTAATGAAAATATggatttatataatgaaataattgtttacttttttcatatttataggtgcctatttgtgataaaaatataaattatagagggcgatccagaaagtaacttatgtttgtgCCTAGTGTGGAGACGGGTGGGGATAGAACCGCCATATTGGtgtcaaaatgtttttacacTCAGTCTGCATCAAGCTGTCATAGCATAtagactgtgatttttctactttgttcattgtgaattattgaaatgtgcacttcaatagaaaatcccatGAGTTGTGAGATGCGTTCACTGATTAGgtttttactaacaaaaaaccccaaaccaattgaaattcatcggcaataTTTTGAGGTGttcggagatggaataatgattGAAGGTGGATTGAGGCAGTaatacattcaatttaaaaatggctgcaccaATGTTCATGAAGGGGAATacagtggtcggcctagccttgtgactgataaactgatgatgaaaatcaatgataaaattcatgaaaatcacTGCATTATGATTACGGAACTGtcgcttcatttcccccaaatttcacaaattttactgcatgaaattgtattaGGGAaacttggttatcacaagttttgtgcaaaatgggtgccaaaaatctaaggcggcagatttctacagagaaggaattgaaaagcttctgGATCATTATAATTATAGTGTCCCAATTTAAGTGGCgactatatagaaaaatagtttGATTGTCCCtttcatatgtatataataaaattactcttttttatttggttggttttttatttcaaaacgtaagttactttctggacagccctcgtatTACTTGAAACCCTACTGTTCTGTCTTAAGAAAAGCCATCCTTGTACCATGTAACCTTTACTTAATCCTCTGAGACTAATTTCTTATATTTGCTTTACTATACTTTGATCAATGACTTCAACAATTCTATTGTTTATTCTATTCATAATTTGTCAGATAATAAGAACTGAGTTCAGCTAATTTGTCTCGTCATTTCATTTTCACAAGTTTACCCAGGatcagcttatttttttaaatctagaaataatatataacatattgcGTTCTTTTTTATTGCCCTAGCTTGtgaagtttaatttgtttttaatttggtgtttaaaattttagaagttataatttaattaaaataaataatatttaattaatttcttttataattttaccaatattttagaacattttccttgaaaaatttacttttttttggagaCATGATTCAGTTGGATGGATTATAATACAGTTAAGTGCATATAGTGAATAATTTACATAGTTATCATATACTTTGtaattaatacatcatttaatttattatcattgtgTTTCTTTacgttactttttgttttatgaatatttatgagcatgttaaaagttttatagCAATAGCATGCAACAGTGTGCAACTTtctatttctaatttcttttttcattgtttccaggCTGCTGATTTAAATAAACctgtagataaaaaaatgtataaaggcACATATCCAACTTGTCATGATTTTAATACTGTTACAATGACTGCAGAAACAGTGTCATTATTAGTAGGATTTTCAACTGGACAGGTTCAGCTTATTGATCCGATAAAAAAAGaacttagtaaattatataatgaagAGGTAAGGATTACtggtatttcttatttattatatatgtgtaagaaattttttcatatttgttttaatagtgACACCTTAGTATTTTAAAAGACGCGACAAGTATGTAGCTTTTATGGTTTCAGAGTTCATAGCTTAGTATTATGCTcacataatacaaatataaatgaatgtttttcctgaatattaaaatgaacatttgACCAAATTCTATTATATGTAAATACCCAAATGTTTGATTGAAgagttgtttaaattatttttcaaacttggATCTGTTACATCTACttgctttgaaataaattaaattctttgacATTATTGAGAAGTACAGGAAATGAAGCAGTGTGTGAGTGTTACTAACAGCTAAAGcatgaaaatcaaaatatgtaTAGGAGATGAGCTATTGGTTGACGATTgaccagaaatattttttttaaatattgaccagaaatatttattttcataatacatCTGTAGTTATCCAAATATTTGTTACCATTAAATATTCATTGATACTCAAGAACATGACCTAAGTAAGGAAAGTGATTCAAATATTCCAGTACCATTGtgtacatttgttttttaataaccattttatgTTTATCTGTATGTGATGAGCAATCCAATATTGAATTGTGTAAGAGTGCTCTTTGACAGAggattatcaaatttaatattggaaaatttgctataatttttttaatgaaagaagatATCTTAAAGGCTGTGCACTTTACATGTTTTATTAAGTGTTgtatttttgatagttttttaaatatgttaatcttGAAGAAAAACATGGTTCAAGCAATTTTTGTATATGCAGTTTATTGGATTGTATGAATCCAGAACTTAAACACACTTAAAAATTGCACAAACACACGTACATTATAGTCCCAACTATATATTATAGTTGTTGTAATATCCAACTTTACCAATTTAACTTTCTGcgaactattaatttattattcaaaacttaCAGAATTGAATGATTTAACTTGCTAAgattgatttgaaatttatatttaagcattATTAAcatggttaattttaattatggtgtactttttgttttcctatttttatttgtgttagataatatacatattaataaaattcagttaaaaatttacagtttcagAAATACTTAGTTACAGAATAACTTATTCATTTGTCAgggttaataaacttttaaaaaccgtagaatagataagaaaaaacgtaaaaaacttacacatgaataaattttgtcaataaaattaagtaatttgaatttcatatatttttgttggcTCAACAAATTCGTCATTCATTAGAATATTCATAGATCAGAGTCATTTACTACACTTCTCACTCgcctaatttataatttcatattattgcATGTAAAATATtgcacatataaataattatatcattacatataatttattttattttgtgttctggGTATTAAGTGTTTTATTTCTGTCAAACAAAATTGCACATACGTGGTGAATGGTTTTTCACTGTGAGTTGTatgtttaagaattttaaatatcacTATGCTTCTGATCAAAAAATAGATggtaaaatggataaaaaatagacctttgaaattactgaaaaatggaattcaaatttaatacatttgttCTTAGGAAAGAGCTCGTTCTTGAGTATGTATACTTGATCCTGGTATAGATTGGATTTCTAATAAATAGCtgctgtaatttcttcagaaatatTCTAAATGTAAGCTCAACTTTTGCAGATTATATGAaagccaaatttaataaatgaaaaagttctAGTTAAGAATAAGAAATTTTGAGAGAAGATGggtgaggtttttttttattgttcctaGTTTTCCCTTCCCCCATATAGTTAACCAAATTCCTTAAGTTACGAGACAAACTCTTCAGTTTTTCTGGTGAGATTTCCTAAGTTTTCCACTTGTTTTTAGTTGGTATCTTTCTCCACACTGTTAGCTATTTATCTTACAAATtgattcattgattttatttatcacacttcactacagtttttttttttgacaatgccttctttttatttgctatttctttgggaaaagaacatttttaaagaacagtattatgacattttaaattggaaatgaatgaaattatacttttaaaaatacgcTAACTTCATATGAGACATTGAACTTCTGGGATACTGAAATTCCTGTTGTCTTATCATGCATGTCTCTATCAAGTGAGATGCAGAggtcagttaaattaattaaaatattataaaaactaattctcATCCTATGTAATGTGAGTTTATTCATGTAAGAAAacgtttatgtatttttaatagttgttataaatttttaattttaaaactatgataaTGAAATGATAAGTCCTGGCACATAAGTTGACCAGTCATATgggatttttaaatgattaaaaagagATTCAGTgcataaactgttttaaattatttttgtagttttatttaatagtcaGTTTCTTGAAAGGTGTTGCAGTAACAGCACAGTAGCAAGATTGTACCACCACTTCAAGCTCGCATGTGCAAGAGTTACTGTCTGTCTCCTTAACAGttcttaaatgttaatataattttctttaaaaaaaaaatgtttttgttgtgtgtgtaatattgttaattatgatTCTAAATGAAAGTTCAttctttatttaagttaaaagttatttattttgaaaaatataaataatagtgaaTTTGGAGCAGATtagaatattttgagaaaaacatGTTTTCACATTGGTGGAAGaattttatatatgatataaaatacgTTGATCAAGTTAACACTGTTTGGCCAAACTAAACAAGATAAGCTTAAAGTTGACCTGAATCAGAGAACCATGCAGacacaaaaaatacaattgagtaataatttattataacaataattattcttGTCATTTTGTTAGTCTAAATGTGAGGCtactattttattatgttttacagaGCTTTTATTGGTATCTACATATTTCACATGAATGCTGATTAGTTACTATTAAAACGGAATAAAAACTGTTCTCTCTCAATTTTTCAAATgccaaaaatgaataatatagttATATACTCTTGCAGTCTGAGAGACTGAGTTCTTTACATCTGAAAgaatcaaaatattcattaatgttATGGAACCCTCCAGTTTTGCTGAATCTCTGAAATGGGCAAGAGATAATTATCAACACTTAGTAAATTTACAACCAAGACATTATTgaacatattatttttagttgtaatacttttcattcatatgaaaatatgctgccaaattatttgttatttttatttaaaattaaattatttataaaaatatgaacctTCACATTCTATAACTTTATGTCaatggtttaatatttaataaatattgtttttataaaaatcttgacAGTTTCTTTCAGTTCACTTTAATTGTTGAACGCTTATTCCTCATTTCATTATCTAAGCTTaggaacaaatgaaaatctgCATGAGAAGTTTGGTGAATGAGATAATCTCCCATTCAAGTTCCATTATCTTTTCATGAGTCTTCTTTGCCACATGAGGTTAGGCATTATCCTGAAGAaacaaaactttctttcttttactggtggtggttgggttttcttttttttgtaattctccCTGAACTCTTTTCATATGTTCACAGTAGATATTAGCAGTCATAGTTTTTTCTACTACTGAAAACTTATGATAAATGATTCCTGTAGAAGTCCACCAAAAcatattgcagaatttttttaaggGTCAGTTGCATCTTTGGTGTTTGTGGCAAAGTCATTCGGAGATAACCAATATTGAGACCTCATGTTATTCAATTATATGATCCATATTAAAATTCGGTCAATAAAGCTTTTGTTTTTGACAAAGTGAAATGAGAATTGCATATTGTGAATGGTTGCCATTTGTTCTAAAGTTTCTAACTTTGGAACAAATGTTTACTTAACTTCCATCTCTTTCCTAGCTGACAAAGACGTGATCTTAAAGTTCTAACATTAACGTACCAGCAAGTTGTTTGCAGGACAGTTTTAAAGTTGCCTCAGTTTTAATTCTCAAATCCTCATAATTTAAGGAAAATGGTATTCCAGACTGGGACACATTCTCAAGGCTCTCACTCTCTGAAGCAAACTTTTGGAAATGATTTTGTGCAATTCATTCCTATACTGTATTTTCCCCAAATGCCATTCAACTTGACCTATGATATATTAGAACCTAAAATAATGCAATAACCAAgtgcataaataattaattttagctgACCATATTGAAGATATAAGAAAATTCAcagcttaatgttttttttactgaaatgtgATAAATGAGTGACTAAAACATAtcttataattttagttatgcaTTTACAAGCTAGAGTTCAGTTTGGAAAATTCCTACATTGTGACTAACAAAAATTGGCAAGAACTTTTTTGtgcatataataatatataatttttaaattcatcaattttttaaaatttggtcaaTAAAGGTCTTGCGACAGAGTGAAATGAAAAATGCATAATATGAGTTGGTTGCAGTTTGTTTTAAAGTTTCTAACTTTAGGGCACTTGTTTGCTTAACTACCTCGATTTCCTAGCTGacaaagatataatatttatatcataattagcataacttagaaaaaattgaaCTCTGCCATTTAAATCCTgtgatttttaatctaaaatgccTACCAATCATTAGATTGaaacctaaaatattaatttcaggttatttaattatatttaaatacaattaatatttatatattttattttaatatagtaccTGTACTAATGAccttagtttttcattttataacaataaaaaaaaaaaatatatatatataaaatacttactacctccaattttttaaattataatataagttCCATACTTTTGATTTATGTGCTGGGATTTGTTGTTTTCCACATTaccttatatataattattgttgaaaatttttttatgttaacaattgATTTACATAATAGCTATGCTCTTTGTGTagttcattaacattttattttcataaataataattaagtagcatttggttttaagatttttaaatcttaaatatatttatttattgattttttgtttcagaGGTTAATAGATAAAACTAAAGTAACTTGTATAAGATGGGTTCCTGGCTCGCCTAATTCATTCCTAGTATCACATAGCAGTGGTCAGTTGTATGTGTATAATGAAGATCTACCGTGTGGTACATCACCACCTCATTATCAGCCATTTAAACAAGGAGATGGCTTTGCTATTCATACATGTAAAACAAAAAGTACTCGTAATCCATTGTATAGATGGGTGATCGGCACTGAAGGTAGTAGCATTAACGAATTTGCATTTTCACCTTGCGGTTTACATTTGGCTGTTGTTTCACAAGATGGTTTCCTTAGAGTGTTTCATTATAGTACTATGGAGCCTGAAGGCTGTGCTAGAAGTTACTTTGGTGGTTTCTTGTGTGTATGTTGGTCTCCTGATGGAAGGTATGTTGTTGTCGGTGGTGAGGATGATTTAGTTACTGTTTGGAGTTTTCATGAACGTAGAGTGGTTGCAAGAGGGCAAGGTCATCATAGTTGGGTCAGTGTTGTTGCATTTGATCCATATACAACTACTTTATCTTCTTcaacatcaaacaataaaaataacagtgatACGTGCGATGAAGAAAGGACGAATAGTGATAATAATGAATGTAATAGAATGGATACAACTTGTTATAGATTAGGATCTGTCGGTCAGGATACCCAGCTCTGTTTGTGGGACATTACAGAGGACTTATTACGGCAACCAATGTGTAGTAGGACACGAACTAGTGCTTATAACTCGATCAGTTCTAGTGGTAATGTTTGTAGTGGTAATGGTTCAGCAAGCGGGAGTGGTTgtgttttaaattcaaatatgacTGTAAAATGTAATAGTACACTGACAAATTCTATtcataataaagataaagaaaatcttACTGAAAGTAATGCCGTTAATTCCCATAGTTCACCACCTTCATTTACTCAAAGACTTGCCGGTTTAGGTGGATTTGGTGATCGTAAGGAAAGTAGCACTAATCATAAGCGTAATCTGTCCAGAAGTGCAGGTATTACACCTTCTTCAATAACCCATACATCAGCTGATGATCCGATGAGGTTGATTGGAACCAGTGCCTGTCCTCGTTTTGATGAATGTCCTTTATTGGAACCTCTAGTCTGTAAGAAAATTGCACAGGAAAGATTGACTGCACTTGTGTTTCGTGAAGACTGCTTCGTAACTGCATGTCAAGATGGTTATGTATACACTTGGGCAAGGCCTGGTAAACCGGTAAGTAATTGATTTTGGTTATGTGTAATATTATCTACTACTTAATTAAATCAGATGTCTAGTCCTTTTAAAGTTTTGTGTAAATACCAGCAAAAATATTAGATTCTAAGAATCATATAAATGTCAGAAAGTCTTGCAATGAGGAATGAGAACTTTATAGAAGTTTTGTAGGTTTATAAATCatcataatttaacattttaatttaaattttcaaaatttaacttttgcattaatttgttaatgcaatctaattttcttatctaattttgcattttattgttagttattaTTAACCAAATTTAGTAGAGGAGTTTTTTTCAGTGTAGCCATTTTGTATAGGCACATTAGCcagttttgcaatttttattaatttttttttagaaactttaataagtccttattttaaaaatacagttcaaaTGAAAaccttattaatataaatattcattaaaccaCTATATTTTAACTGGTTTCTTATTTTGGTATGGATTTCTTACAGTGCCAACAAGTTGGTTAATGAGGTTTTTCTGTATTTCTTGTggtcaatatgaatttgaattagAGAACAGCAAATATGAATTAACAACTGAAACTTCCAGAAGCCAGAAGAATAATTTTCGTCACCATTTTATATACTTGCATCCAAAGTTACAGCTTGATATGTATTGATCAGCACAATCCTACCCCCATATTCTTATTATACTGGCAGATAACAGTTGGTTTTACAACAGTTTCATAAATAACACCTTTAGCTCTCCTTTCAATTAGTTCTCTGCTTTTACCACAAGTACTGAGCATAACTATGTACAGTTTATCACGCTACACTAAACAATGAACgtcatttatataacaaaaagaaacaaattccTGGTTTTTTCAGTTTCAGCTGTTTTAGTACAGTTTTGCTCTTAACTTCTTCAGGTAAGCCACTCCTGTTTCTCATTGTGGTTCCagtcaaatgaattttttattttttttaattcaagtgtTAGCTCCAGGCTAGTATAGAATCGAACAGTATACAAGGAAAACCCACAATCTGGAACTTCTTCCACCAGCTTATGTGCTAAGTGCATCACAATTGTTGATGTGGCAAGCAAATCAGGCCTTAATAAACTATCTGTAGTGGCCTTGCCATAGTGTGGCTCAAAACTCCATATATATCCACTTTTTGAATCAGCAAGAACATAAACTTTTAGTCCCCATTTTGTCAGTTTATCCTTATTATAAGTATACTTATAATAACTTGtacttatacttaaaatattatataagtatacttattataaatattatccatACAGTCTTAAGTATTTCacatcattttttcaatttatctccCCTTGAACAGTTA
This window encodes:
- the LOC142325050 gene encoding WD repeat-containing protein 20 isoform X1, which translates into the protein MAVSVDGGGKDDLKTQFITREGIYKLMTLSEYSRPNRVGYSNMQANTSVRVSFVTLPDSSGNGDRICFNVGRELYVFIYKGVKKAADLNKPVDKKMYKGTYPTCHDFNTVTMTAETVSLLVGFSTGQVQLIDPIKKELSKLYNEERLIDKTKVTCIRWVPGSPNSFLVSHSSGQLYVYNEDLPCGTSPPHYQPFKQGDGFAIHTCKTKSTRNPLYRWVIGTEGSSINEFAFSPCGLHLAVVSQDGFLRVFHYSTMEPEGCARSYFGGFLCVCWSPDGRYVVVGGEDDLVTVWSFHERRVVARGQGHHSWVSVVAFDPYTTTLSSSTSNNKNNSDTCDEERTNSDNNECNRMDTTCYRLGSVGQDTQLCLWDITEDLLRQPMCSRTRTSAYNSISSSGNVCSGNGSASGSGCVLNSNMTVKCNSTLTNSIHNKDKENLTESNAVNSHSSPPSFTQRLAGLGGFGDRKESSTNHKRNLSRSAGITPSSITHTSADDPMRLIGTSACPRFDECPLLEPLVCKKIAQERLTALVFREDCFVTACQDGYVYTWARPGKPGGVTTHLASSPASTTAIPVGGSGTVV
- the LOC142325050 gene encoding WD repeat-containing protein 20 isoform X2, encoding MYKGTYPTCHDFNTVTMTAETVSLLVGFSTGQVQLIDPIKKELSKLYNEERLIDKTKVTCIRWVPGSPNSFLVSHSSGQLYVYNEDLPCGTSPPHYQPFKQGDGFAIHTCKTKSTRNPLYRWVIGTEGSSINEFAFSPCGLHLAVVSQDGFLRVFHYSTMEPEGCARSYFGGFLCVCWSPDGRYVVVGGEDDLVTVWSFHERRVVARGQGHHSWVSVVAFDPYTTTLSSSTSNNKNNSDTCDEERTNSDNNECNRMDTTCYRLGSVGQDTQLCLWDITEDLLRQPMCSRTRTSAYNSISSSGNVCSGNGSASGSGCVLNSNMTVKCNSTLTNSIHNKDKENLTESNAVNSHSSPPSFTQRLAGLGGFGDRKESSTNHKRNLSRSAGITPSSITHTSADDPMRLIGTSACPRFDECPLLEPLVCKKIAQERLTALVFREDCFVTACQDGYVYTWARPGKPGGVTTHLASSPASTTAIPVGGSGTVV